In the Aneurinibacillus soli genome, one interval contains:
- a CDS encoding YaaR family protein, with translation MRIGDNMPIEKALGIEQKQKVIPQYYEEFDEVMQKRSRELDVEKLNKLIQQIDTQGERLNRSRTVKDLKEYKSLVKNFMEEAVKNGVALEERNGFSRRGRSKVYKIITEVDKKLNEVTDAVLKKEQKGINILDAVGEIRGLLVNMYV, from the coding sequence ATGCGCATCGGCGATAATATGCCAATCGAGAAAGCGCTTGGGATTGAGCAGAAGCAAAAAGTAATCCCACAGTATTATGAAGAATTCGACGAAGTCATGCAGAAGCGAAGCCGCGAGCTTGATGTAGAGAAACTGAACAAGCTGATTCAGCAGATCGATACACAGGGAGAACGCCTGAACCGTTCACGGACGGTCAAAGACTTGAAAGAGTATAAGTCACTTGTGAAAAATTTCATGGAAGAAGCAGTGAAAAATGGTGTGGCACTTGAAGAACGGAACGGGTTCAGCCGTCGTGGTCGCAGCAAAGTATACAAGATCATTACCGAAGTCGACAAGAAACTGAATGAAGTAACCGATGCGGTTCTAAAAAAAGAGCAGAAAGGGATTAATATCCTTGATGCAGTGGGAGAAATCCGCGGCTTGCTTGTCAATATGTACGTGTAG
- the tmk gene encoding dTMP kinase, producing MKGCFITFEGIDGSGKTTQIARMHTFLQEQGYEVILTREPGGTRISDRIRELLLNPEHKEMEEATEVLLYAASRAQHVREKVVPALEKGKIVLCDRFLDASLAYQGYGLGLPLSDILAVNRFATGGVAPDRTYFLELPLEVSQARLATRFASQEGPDRIEQKPSSYHERVYEGFMTLREQYSERIVSVDANRSIEEIQQGLQADILLYLQARKHPVHPS from the coding sequence GTGAAAGGTTGCTTTATTACATTTGAAGGAATCGACGGGTCGGGGAAAACAACCCAGATCGCGCGTATGCATACATTTTTACAGGAACAGGGATATGAAGTCATTCTCACACGCGAGCCAGGTGGCACAAGGATCAGCGACCGTATTCGAGAGCTTCTGCTGAACCCGGAACACAAGGAGATGGAGGAGGCGACGGAAGTATTGCTGTATGCGGCATCCCGCGCCCAGCATGTTCGAGAGAAAGTCGTCCCGGCACTCGAAAAAGGGAAAATTGTTTTGTGCGACCGCTTTCTTGATGCCAGCTTGGCATATCAGGGATACGGACTGGGATTGCCGCTGTCAGACATTCTGGCCGTAAACCGTTTTGCGACGGGTGGCGTTGCACCGGATCGAACTTATTTTCTTGAACTGCCGCTTGAAGTAAGCCAGGCGCGTCTTGCTACACGCTTTGCGAGTCAGGAGGGGCCTGATCGTATTGAGCAGAAGCCATCGAGCTATCACGAGCGTGTATACGAAGGCTTCATGACTCTTCGTGAGCAGTATTCTGAACGAATCGTATCCGTGGATGCGAACCGTTCCATAGAAGAGATCCAGCAGGGGCTACAGGCGGACATTCTTCTGTATTTGCAGGCCCGTAAGCATCCGGTACATCCTTCGTAA
- a CDS encoding aminotransferase class I/II-fold pyridoxal phosphate-dependent enzyme, which yields MNQKQAPLYEALRTYEATKKESLHVPGHKDGHVFDQEARMHFASILPIDATEVKGLDDLHHPEEAIAAAQQLAAEAFGAEQTFFLVGGTTAGNLAAAFAVCRPGEQILVQRNAHKSVFNGLLLAGAHPVFITPEMETETGAASCLHPSSIRKALQEYPSIRAVWLTNPSYYGMGSDLKNISIICRDAGVPLLVDEAHGAHYGQAETVPESALMCGADLVVQSTHKMLPAMTMASMLHVQGERIDRIRLATVLAMVQSSSPSYPLLASLDLARRYLVQEGRQKLPESIDRLKKAQIELNNCLHSLTIWTGGYGIYSHDPLKWIIRSTRREMTGYQLLEWLEEEGCTAEMADLHNVVLVFALDTDQQTIQRTAGALSRIDRRLTQAEAEQIPVAKNIEDICLPLWMNAGETSIPARPLQEAFHSGHVVVPLDQAIGCCCAEMVIPYPPGIPLLVPGEIITDRHAHTIIQIQESGGYFQGALDSAMKTVKILR from the coding sequence ATGAATCAGAAACAGGCACCTCTATATGAGGCACTTCGTACATATGAAGCAACTAAAAAGGAATCATTGCATGTGCCCGGTCATAAAGATGGACACGTGTTTGATCAAGAAGCACGAATGCATTTTGCGTCTATCCTGCCAATTGACGCTACAGAAGTAAAGGGACTTGATGACCTGCATCATCCAGAAGAAGCCATTGCGGCAGCGCAGCAGCTTGCAGCAGAGGCATTTGGAGCAGAGCAAACATTTTTCCTGGTGGGAGGGACTACGGCAGGAAATTTAGCCGCTGCCTTTGCTGTATGCAGGCCGGGGGAGCAGATTCTTGTCCAGCGTAATGCGCATAAATCCGTTTTTAATGGATTATTGCTAGCAGGAGCTCATCCGGTTTTTATCACGCCGGAGATGGAGACAGAGACTGGAGCAGCATCTTGCCTCCACCCGTCTTCTATTAGAAAAGCGCTACAGGAGTACCCGAGCATACGAGCAGTCTGGCTTACCAATCCAAGCTATTACGGAATGGGGAGTGACTTGAAAAATATATCCATAATATGCCGTGATGCAGGAGTGCCACTGCTTGTAGATGAAGCGCACGGCGCCCATTATGGACAGGCAGAAACAGTGCCAGAGAGTGCTTTGATGTGTGGAGCGGATCTTGTCGTACAATCTACTCATAAGATGCTTCCTGCTATGACGATGGCGTCCATGCTGCATGTGCAAGGAGAGCGGATTGATCGGATTCGTCTGGCTACTGTACTGGCTATGGTACAGTCGAGCAGTCCTTCCTATCCTTTATTAGCATCATTAGATCTTGCGCGGCGCTATCTTGTACAGGAAGGACGCCAGAAGCTGCCAGAAAGCATTGATCGGCTTAAAAAAGCACAGATCGAACTAAATAATTGTCTCCATTCTTTAACCATCTGGACGGGCGGATATGGAATATATAGTCATGACCCACTGAAATGGATTATTAGAAGTACAAGACGTGAAATGACGGGGTATCAGCTGTTAGAATGGCTCGAAGAGGAAGGATGTACAGCGGAGATGGCTGACCTGCATAACGTTGTACTTGTATTTGCGCTGGATACAGATCAGCAGACCATCCAGCGTACAGCAGGGGCGCTTAGCCGGATAGATAGACGCCTTACACAGGCGGAGGCGGAACAAATACCTGTAGCAAAAAATATAGAAGATATCTGCCTGCCGCTTTGGATGAATGCAGGGGAGACATCTATTCCTGCCAGACCGCTTCAGGAAGCGTTCCATTCCGGCCATGTCGTTGTACCACTTGATCAGGCTATCGGATGCTGTTGCGCAGAGATGGTCATTCCATATCCGCCAGGTATTCCGCTTCTCGTTCCGGGGGAGATCATTACAGATAGACATGCCCACACGATTATTCAGATTCAGGAATCAGGAGGGTACTTTCAGGGAGCCTTGGATTCTGCTATGAAGACGGTGAAGATTCTCCGCTAA
- a CDS encoding sigma factor G inhibitor Gin produces the protein MMGHDYRNCIVCGQEEPEGIFIFDSFVCRHCETEMIKTDTAEDKYMFFIKQMRQIWLKQNA, from the coding sequence ATGATGGGACATGATTATCGTAACTGTATCGTTTGCGGCCAGGAGGAACCAGAAGGTATTTTTATTTTTGACTCGTTTGTATGCAGACACTGTGAAACAGAGATGATTAAAACGGACACAGCTGAAGATAAATATATGTTTTTCATTAAACAAATGCGCCAGATTTGGCTCAAACAAAACGCGTAG
- a CDS encoding pro-sigmaK processing inhibitor BofA family protein translates to MNGWTIGVAVVIAISVFLLMNQASWRPVKWIGWGLGNLVVGSIMLFLFNLAGESTSFQLPVNPVTVTITGFLGVPGLATLVVIKQFLL, encoded by the coding sequence TTGAATGGGTGGACGATTGGGGTAGCTGTAGTAATTGCGATAAGTGTATTTCTGCTTATGAATCAGGCTTCATGGCGGCCTGTTAAATGGATCGGGTGGGGACTTGGGAATCTTGTTGTTGGAAGCATTATGCTGTTTTTATTTAATTTAGCCGGTGAATCGACTTCGTTTCAACTCCCGGTTAATCCTGTGACTGTGACTATTACCGGGTTCCTTGGTGTGCCGGGCCTTGCTACGCTCGTGGTTATTAAACAGTTTCTCTTATGA
- a CDS encoding CPBP family intramembrane glutamic endopeptidase: protein MTNNRRWEQVAVVSSVLLLLGYVSAIALQFSSLRWTVTERGLWRIEAADESNIWLILITIGLSVLPIALFVPALLKARRRELLLWERELTVTDTLYYFALYQALTGVTYVLYWFVGGAFFQEDTSGGLIESFLSQILMLAGGLILFAGRMDELGFVRPVRVLSMIGAAVACYLFSTFLLDEWVTVPIADWLHFELGSWREKQISGGVTQARDLGLIMGLLEIVLIGVFVPIAEEMMFRGVLQTAITNRFGVVAGILGSSLLFSVFHVDPVFFPPLFIMGIMLGWLRHHYQSIWASILFHSLNNSITVLIYFFQK from the coding sequence GTGACGAATAATAGACGGTGGGAGCAAGTGGCTGTGGTTTCAAGTGTATTGTTGCTGCTTGGGTATGTCAGTGCAATCGCGCTCCAGTTTTCTTCACTCCGCTGGACAGTAACGGAACGGGGATTGTGGCGGATTGAGGCGGCTGATGAATCAAACATATGGCTGATTTTGATCACGATTGGCCTGAGTGTTCTGCCGATTGCTCTATTTGTGCCGGCTCTTCTGAAAGCACGGCGCAGGGAGCTCTTGCTGTGGGAGAGAGAGTTGACGGTGACCGATACGTTGTATTATTTTGCTCTTTATCAGGCGCTGACAGGAGTAACCTACGTTCTTTATTGGTTTGTAGGCGGTGCTTTCTTTCAGGAGGATACATCTGGCGGACTTATTGAATCTTTTTTATCGCAAATTTTAATGCTTGCAGGTGGTCTGATTTTATTTGCGGGGCGAATGGATGAGCTAGGGTTTGTTCGGCCGGTTCGGGTGCTTTCGATGATAGGAGCGGCTGTGGCGTGTTATTTGTTTTCTACTTTTTTACTGGATGAATGGGTGACGGTCCCGATTGCGGATTGGTTACATTTTGAACTGGGTTCCTGGCGTGAGAAGCAAATTTCAGGTGGAGTAACACAGGCTAGAGATCTCGGTCTTATTATGGGACTTTTGGAAATAGTACTAATCGGGGTGTTTGTGCCAATCGCAGAAGAAATGATGTTTCGGGGTGTGCTACAAACAGCGATTACAAATCGATTTGGTGTGGTAGCTGGAATTTTAGGTTCGAGCTTATTATTCAGTGTTTTTCATGTAGACCCTGTGTTTTTCCCACCTTTATTTATTATGGGCATAATGCTAGGATGGCTGCGTCATCATTATCAAAGTATCTGGGCATCTATATTATTTCATTCGCTTAATAACTCCATTACTGTACTTATTTATTTCTTTCAAAAATAA
- the recR gene encoding recombination mediator RecR, giving the protein MYYPEPIAKLIDGFMKLPGIGPKTAARLAFFVLSMKEDDVLDIAKALVNAKRNLFYCSVCQNITDVDPCRICSDTSRDKSIICVVQEPKDLIAMEKTRELTGYYHVLHGAISPMEGIGPEDIRIAELLRRLEDENVQEIILATNPNIEGEATAMYISRLVKPFGIRVTRIAHGLPVGGDLEYADEVTISKALEGRREL; this is encoded by the coding sequence GTGTATTATCCCGAACCAATAGCTAAATTGATTGATGGATTTATGAAATTGCCAGGCATCGGCCCGAAAACGGCAGCCCGTCTGGCCTTTTTCGTTCTTAGCATGAAAGAAGACGATGTGCTTGATATCGCCAAAGCGCTTGTAAATGCAAAGCGGAACTTGTTTTATTGCTCCGTATGCCAAAACATTACAGATGTGGACCCTTGTCGTATTTGTTCGGATACATCGCGGGACAAGTCTATTATTTGTGTCGTACAGGAGCCGAAAGATTTGATCGCGATGGAAAAAACACGCGAGCTTACAGGTTATTATCATGTACTACACGGTGCGATTTCTCCTATGGAAGGGATCGGGCCGGAAGATATTCGGATCGCTGAGTTACTCCGGCGTTTGGAGGATGAAAACGTGCAGGAGATAATTCTAGCAACCAATCCAAATATTGAGGGGGAAGCGACTGCGATGTATATTTCCCGGCTGGTTAAACCGTTTGGTATTCGGGTGACGCGTATTGCTCACGGCCTTCCGGTAGGCGGGGATCTGGAATATGCTGATGAGGTGACGATTTCAAAAGCACTGGAGGGAAGAAGAGAGTTGTAA
- a CDS encoding YbaB/EbfC family nucleoid-associated protein, with the protein MFGGGNMQNMMKQVKKMQQQMQKAQEELKEQTVEGTSGGGMVTVKANGQKEIIEVKIKPEAVDPDDVEMLEDLVLAAVTEALNKADEMASKSMGRFTGGMNMPGMF; encoded by the coding sequence ATGTTTGGTGGCGGAAATATGCAAAATATGATGAAGCAGGTTAAGAAAATGCAACAGCAAATGCAGAAGGCGCAAGAAGAGCTGAAGGAGCAGACTGTAGAAGGAACATCCGGCGGTGGAATGGTAACCGTGAAAGCGAATGGTCAGAAGGAAATTATTGAAGTGAAAATCAAGCCAGAAGCAGTTGATCCGGATGATGTAGAAATGCTCGAAGATCTTGTGCTGGCTGCGGTAACGGAAGCGCTCAATAAAGCCGATGAGATGGCATCGAAAAGCATGGGACGTTTCACGGGCGGCATGAACATGCCAGGGATGTTCTAG
- the dnaX gene encoding DNA polymerase III subunit gamma/tau, with translation MTYRALYRVWRPQTFHDIVGQEHITRTLQNAIKEQRFSHAYLFNGPRGTGKTSAAKVMAKAINCEQGPAAEPCNECAACRGITEGSVVDVMEIDAASNRRIEEVRDIRDKVKYAPTQVRYKVYIIDEVHMLTTEAFNALLKTLEEPPAHVIFILATTDPHKLPATIISRCQRFDFRRIGSGAIVKRMREAVESENVKISDQALTFIARMAEGGMRDALSLLDQALSFGGDHIDLEDVIAITGAASHGLLSETVSAIQDASTATALDIVRRLVQEGKSPEQFLDDLLFYFRDLLLYKTAPALEEIRDRITLEPGFPELADSLERSRIFSIIEQLNRAKSEMKWASQPRIMLELILIQLCQTVGSEQEFAGERVSPSDGPAVLSSDMAQLLQRIDILEKRLKQMEAEGGAASPVSQPTRSEKRRPSLQPTVKIPSGRIRDVVAHSIEPQLQKLQSIWPDILGTVKSRSIQLHAWLLDGKPVALSQDGMVVCFKSVIHCETTSRELNKKLIEEVVKGFINRPVELFTLMESQWQEIQQTAVLPAKESGEEPLAVPKAEPLVDEAIKLFGEELVNIND, from the coding sequence ATGACATATCGTGCATTATATCGTGTTTGGCGGCCGCAGACGTTTCATGATATCGTAGGCCAGGAGCACATCACACGTACGCTGCAAAATGCAATTAAAGAGCAGCGTTTTTCTCATGCGTACCTATTTAACGGGCCGCGTGGTACCGGAAAGACAAGTGCAGCCAAGGTGATGGCGAAGGCTATTAACTGCGAACAGGGACCGGCAGCGGAACCTTGTAACGAATGCGCGGCCTGCCGTGGAATTACAGAAGGCTCTGTTGTCGATGTCATGGAGATTGACGCTGCTTCGAATCGAAGAATTGAAGAAGTTCGGGATATTCGTGATAAAGTGAAGTATGCGCCGACTCAAGTGCGGTATAAAGTATATATTATTGATGAAGTGCACATGCTGACGACGGAAGCGTTTAACGCCTTACTGAAAACGCTAGAAGAACCGCCAGCCCATGTGATTTTTATTCTGGCAACGACAGATCCGCATAAACTTCCGGCCACGATTATTTCTCGCTGTCAGCGGTTTGATTTCCGGCGCATTGGGAGCGGAGCAATTGTGAAGCGGATGCGTGAGGCGGTCGAGTCGGAAAACGTTAAGATTTCGGATCAGGCGCTGACATTTATTGCGCGTATGGCAGAAGGCGGGATGAGGGATGCGCTGAGTTTGCTTGATCAGGCCCTTTCATTCGGTGGTGATCATATTGACCTTGAAGATGTGATCGCAATTACGGGTGCCGCTTCTCATGGTTTGCTGAGTGAGACGGTGTCAGCGATTCAGGATGCGTCAACAGCTACGGCACTCGATATCGTTCGTCGCCTCGTGCAGGAAGGCAAAAGCCCCGAGCAGTTCCTGGATGATCTGCTGTTTTACTTCCGTGATCTCTTGCTGTATAAAACAGCTCCGGCACTAGAAGAGATTCGCGATCGAATCACACTGGAACCAGGATTTCCTGAGCTGGCTGATAGTCTGGAGCGCTCTCGCATTTTCTCCATTATTGAGCAGTTAAATCGGGCGAAAAGTGAGATGAAGTGGGCCAGTCAGCCGCGGATTATGCTCGAGCTAATTCTGATTCAGCTTTGCCAAACAGTGGGTTCGGAACAGGAATTTGCAGGGGAGAGAGTTAGTCCCTCAGACGGGCCGGCTGTTTTATCTTCGGATATGGCACAGCTTCTGCAGCGAATCGATATACTGGAGAAGCGTCTTAAGCAGATGGAAGCAGAAGGAGGCGCGGCTTCGCCTGTGTCTCAACCAACTCGCTCGGAGAAGCGTCGTCCTAGCCTCCAGCCAACGGTCAAAATTCCGTCCGGCCGCATTCGTGATGTAGTGGCTCATTCGATTGAACCGCAGCTACAGAAGCTGCAGTCCATCTGGCCAGATATTCTTGGTACAGTCAAATCACGCAGCATTCAGCTGCATGCCTGGCTTCTTGATGGCAAGCCGGTTGCACTCTCTCAGGATGGAATGGTGGTCTGTTTTAAGAGTGTTATTCATTGTGAGACAACATCACGTGAGTTAAATAAAAAGTTAATTGAAGAGGTTGTAAAAGGGTTTATAAATCGCCCTGTTGAATTATTTACGTTGATGGAAAGCCAGTGGCAGGAGATTCAGCAGACAGCCGTTTTGCCAGCCAAAGAATCCGGAGAGGAGCCATTGGCTGTTCCCAAAGCAGAGCCGCTGGTTGATGAGGCGATAAAACTGTTTGGCGAAGAACTTGTAAACATAAACGATTAG
- a CDS encoding ATP-binding protein yields MSGNSFHLEIGMDELEIHLHTMPFAAVFFNGQGHIVEANAILLQATGHTYEEIKQKTYQDLFVTKDSFEGWLSYCNIMRERFSQTPRSLLRLKSGGTCMCDLMIYRGNGEDAIHYIILPGIQEAQGQSTFPFIYQQIVREVNLGIILLNKEARILEISNKACTILGVRKTEIINKKIEEAFPGMGEEQGFISSSLLSGVTVSDKPYSWNNGEQRFELIVDSDVFRDAEGQIKGGYYIFKNITNMRSLEEKIERSDRLAMIGQIAAGTAHEIRNPLTSINGFLQMMRESLEEAGMQKEKSYTDIMLIEIKRINDLVSEFLLLSKQKEIQYKLVDIEQVMLEILPIIKNEALLQGIEIKVQQEVPLPLIIGDRELLKQVFLNISKNGIEAMGGKGQLTVRIASNQGNLEITIHDSGPGIPPYLADKIFEPFFTTKENGTGLGLPVCQKIIHDMGGSIRISSKGFGTTFHVILPSC; encoded by the coding sequence ATGTCTGGTAATTCATTTCATTTAGAGATCGGGATGGACGAATTAGAAATACATCTGCATACGATGCCATTTGCCGCTGTGTTTTTTAATGGACAGGGTCACATTGTAGAGGCGAATGCAATCTTGCTTCAGGCAACTGGCCATACATACGAAGAAATTAAGCAAAAGACATATCAGGATTTATTCGTAACGAAAGATTCGTTTGAAGGCTGGCTTTCCTATTGCAATATTATGCGCGAGCGTTTTTCCCAGACGCCTCGCAGTTTGCTACGGTTAAAAAGCGGCGGTACATGCATGTGCGATTTGATGATTTACAGGGGGAACGGAGAGGATGCGATTCATTATATTATCCTACCGGGCATTCAAGAAGCTCAGGGGCAGTCTACTTTCCCGTTTATTTATCAACAAATCGTTCGCGAGGTAAATCTGGGAATTATTCTGCTGAATAAGGAAGCCAGGATTTTGGAGATTAGCAATAAAGCCTGCACCATTCTGGGGGTGCGCAAGACCGAGATCATTAATAAGAAAATTGAAGAAGCTTTCCCGGGAATGGGCGAAGAACAGGGATTTATTTCTTCTTCTCTGCTGAGTGGTGTTACGGTATCGGATAAACCCTATTCGTGGAATAATGGGGAACAGCGGTTTGAGCTGATTGTCGACTCGGATGTATTTCGTGATGCAGAGGGCCAGATCAAGGGTGGCTACTATATCTTCAAAAACATCACGAATATGCGCTCACTCGAAGAGAAAATCGAACGCAGTGATCGTCTGGCTATGATCGGGCAGATTGCGGCTGGTACAGCCCATGAAATTCGCAATCCACTCACCTCGATTAACGGTTTTCTTCAGATGATGCGGGAATCGTTAGAAGAAGCTGGCATGCAAAAAGAGAAAAGCTACACAGATATTATGCTCATTGAAATTAAGCGGATTAACGATCTGGTAAGTGAGTTCTTGTTACTCAGTAAGCAGAAGGAGATTCAGTACAAGCTCGTTGACATTGAGCAGGTTATGCTGGAGATTTTACCCATTATAAAAAATGAAGCACTGCTACAGGGGATCGAGATTAAGGTGCAGCAGGAAGTCCCCCTTCCACTCATTATAGGGGATAGAGAACTGCTAAAGCAGGTATTCTTGAATATATCCAAAAATGGAATTGAGGCTATGGGTGGAAAAGGACAGCTTACTGTACGTATTGCATCCAATCAGGGTAACCTAGAGATTACGATACATGATAGCGGTCCAGGAATCCCCCCCTATCTAGCTGACAAGATTTTTGAACCCTTTTTTACAACAAAGGAAAATGGAACCGGACTTGGTCTACCGGTTTGTCAGAAAATTATTCACGATATGGGCGGCAGTATCCGAATTTCAAGCAAAGGTTTCGGCACGACTTTTCATGTCATCCTTCCTTCTTGTTGA
- a CDS encoding PP2C family protein-serine/threonine phosphatase, with amino-acid sequence MSESAGTILLLGTPQPLMRSLLSMQYRLLEVKDVSHLRRVMERVTTVELVLVSAASAEKAEKLKEAIHELRNVEPLLPILLDCPGLYFEDRLLYFDRGVAYIFSYPLDVREVRLMVQKYIAHARSLNERMSRFHAVQKELNIATLVQKSLHPQKVKKGAIRFTYIHQPYYLLGGDLFEFIPLDDGKAALFLLDVSGHGFSACLITMAIRTLLGGLATKVTDPATVMKELDAHLCRLFFRLPETMFVSCIYVVIDVSTGTVEYANAGHPNGYVLDMEANTLHCLGSTSLPLGIIETNRHETKRLEVEKMGRLMLMTDGVYEKGHDPEGNAKRIEQLTTIFRSSDYHELDPLQMRLKQEIQKEHPTREDDYTMLLIEWGEGNEHR; translated from the coding sequence ATGTCAGAGTCTGCTGGCACTATTCTGCTTCTTGGAACGCCCCAGCCGCTTATGCGTTCTCTTCTTTCCATGCAGTATCGCTTGTTAGAGGTGAAGGATGTCTCGCATTTGCGGCGCGTTATGGAACGTGTTACGACCGTTGAGTTGGTACTGGTCAGTGCTGCCAGCGCTGAAAAAGCGGAAAAGCTTAAAGAAGCCATCCATGAGTTGAGAAACGTTGAGCCGCTTTTGCCTATTCTACTTGATTGTCCGGGACTTTATTTCGAAGATAGACTGTTGTATTTTGACCGTGGTGTCGCCTATATTTTTTCCTACCCTCTTGATGTACGCGAAGTTCGTCTGATGGTTCAGAAGTACATCGCACATGCCCGTAGCCTGAATGAGCGAATGAGTCGATTTCATGCTGTACAAAAAGAGCTGAATATCGCCACTCTTGTTCAGAAAAGTCTGCATCCTCAGAAAGTGAAAAAAGGAGCCATTCGCTTCACGTACATACATCAGCCATATTACCTTCTCGGTGGTGACTTATTCGAGTTTATTCCACTTGACGATGGCAAAGCAGCATTATTCTTGCTGGATGTGTCGGGACACGGTTTTTCGGCTTGCTTAATTACGATGGCGATTCGTACGCTTTTAGGCGGATTGGCTACCAAAGTGACCGATCCTGCCACGGTTATGAAGGAGTTGGACGCCCATCTATGCCGACTGTTCTTCCGCCTCCCGGAAACGATGTTTGTTAGCTGCATTTATGTCGTGATAGATGTATCGACTGGAACTGTGGAATATGCGAATGCAGGCCATCCGAATGGTTATGTGCTTGATATGGAAGCGAATACACTTCATTGTCTGGGTTCTACTTCTTTGCCGCTCGGTATTATTGAAACGAACCGACATGAAACAAAGAGATTGGAAGTAGAGAAGATGGGACGTCTTATGCTTATGACAGACGGTGTGTATGAGAAAGGACATGATCCGGAAGGAAATGCGAAGCGGATTGAGCAGCTGACTACAATTTTTCGATCATCAGATTACCATGAGCTCGATCCGCTCCAGATGCGTCTCAAACAGGAAATTCAGAAAGAGCATCCGACACGGGAAGATGATTATACGATGCTTTTGATTGAATGGGGTGAAGGTAATGAGCATCGCTGA
- a CDS encoding TetR/AcrR family transcriptional regulator, whose amino-acid sequence MRTKTKELIFQGALKAFAEKGFNETTMEQIAEICGVAKGTLYYNFSTKEDLYIFVMESGVQHFTSMIRDYIEIVSHDDFRERVIRLTEAHLDFFENQQDFCRLLLSRSWGTQERHHTVRHVLQEYFNLLESELHTAQGQGKLLASIDVKTAASSYFGMVGFTAMRAIIYGQSLDNVALRSSLQSLVLHMMGISDQE is encoded by the coding sequence ATGCGGACAAAAACAAAAGAACTGATTTTTCAAGGGGCGCTTAAAGCGTTCGCAGAAAAAGGATTTAATGAAACAACCATGGAGCAAATCGCCGAGATATGTGGTGTAGCGAAAGGAACACTGTATTACAACTTCAGCACAAAAGAAGACCTTTATATTTTCGTGATGGAATCAGGCGTGCAGCATTTCACTTCCATGATCCGGGATTACATTGAGATTGTTAGCCACGACGACTTCCGAGAGCGGGTCATCCGCCTGACAGAAGCACATCTTGATTTCTTCGAGAATCAACAAGACTTCTGCCGCCTGCTGCTCAGTCGCAGCTGGGGAACACAAGAACGACATCATACAGTCCGACATGTGCTACAGGAATATTTTAACCTGCTAGAAAGCGAGCTTCACACCGCCCAGGGGCAGGGAAAACTGCTAGCCAGCATTGATGTCAAAACAGCCGCTAGCAGCTACTTTGGCATGGTTGGATTCACAGCCATGCGAGCCATTATTTACGGACAATCACTCGATAATGTCGCACTGCGAAGCAGTTTACAAAGTCTTGTTCTTCATATGATGGGAATTTCTGATCAAGAATAG